GTTGTAACTGATGCCTTCAACGAAGCTGAAACTCAGCCAAGGCTGCACCCAAATGCGAGCTCCGATGCCCAAGACCCCTTCACCGAAGCTCTGGGAGGGAAGATCGGCATAGGGCGTGCTCTGGTTGAACTCTCCCCCCTGCTGTTGCTTCGCGATGTGGCTGAACAGGTCAGCCTCAAGTTCAAGTGCCAGGGGGCCAGCGCGCATGATGCGCTTTTGCACGCCCACGCCCAGCACGGCTTCCGGTCGCATTCGACCGTTGAACATGAAGGTGTCGCCGAAGGCGGCATCAATCATCTGACCGCCCCAGGCTGTGACCGCCCAGGGTTGTGGATGCCAGTCGGGAACCGGGGGGAGGAGAGGAGGACAGGCCACCGGAGGCATGCCCTCGTTGCTTTCTAGGGTGTCGTCTCTGCTGGGAACCTCTGGCTCTGACTCAGGCGGTGCAGATGCCGGTGGAGATGTCGTTCGAGACGCTGTTAGCGGATTGTTTACCGAGTCCTCAAGGTCGATGACCCCGTAGACATCATTGAGTTGACCTTCGTTTTGGACGAGGTTGAAGCGGAAGCTCGATGCTTGGAAATATTGGTTGCCACGCCTGAAACGAACGGCACCACGGGCATAGAGCGTCCTGAAGCCAGCATCGAATTCGATGCGGTCGGCGCGAAGCTCAGCGTTCCTGAGCTGAATGCTGACGTTGCCTTCAGCGATCGTGGCGTTCGTCTTGCGATCGCTGTACTGGCGGTCAGCCTGAATCTTGAGGTGTGCAGGTGCGGCGACAACCTGCTCAGCCGATGAGGCCGAAACGGGCATTGCCGAGGCTGACCCCGTGACCAGGGTTCCAACCAGTAAGTAGAGAAGGCGGTGCGCCCCCACAGGAAACCTGCTGCGGCCATTGATCTTGGCAGCTCGTCAGAGAAATCCCGGTTCGATCAGACCAGTGTTTTGCGCGGTCCGATGGAAAGGGTCATTCAATCTTCCAGGTCTTTGCGGCTGGGGGTGCGGCTTGGATCGCTCGCAAGGAACCCAAAGACGAAAATCCCGAGGAAAAAGAAGACGACCGAGTAGACGGAGATCTTGAGGGCGAGCATGGAGACCGACCGGCGTCTGTGACAAGGGCATCATCTTATGGGGCATGGCAGCGTCAGCAGGGGAATGAACCCTGATCAGGTCGGTCGATCGGAGTGGATTGAAACGTTTCGCAGTCGCTCGCGTTGTGATCTGCGTGCGGGCTGGCGCCGTTCAGGCTCTACCCAGGCTGGTGTTTTTCTCGATGAAACCTGGGGATCGACGCATCGCCCGGATTGGGCCAAGCGTGGTCTGCTGATCTGGCCAAAGGGACGCCAATGGCTGCGTCTTGAGCAGCAACTGATCTGGCCTGATGGCTGGTGTGACAGGGACTCCTGCCGTGCACGGTTGGTGCTGAGCTGGTGGGCGGAGCGGATGCGGCTCTGGGTTGATGGCGTGCTGGTTCATGAGGGGGATCTGTTCGACACCGCCTGTCGCTGGCCTCTCCCTGAGCGATGTCGCCAAGGGATTGCGTTGCATCTTGTGCTGGAGCTCTGCAGCCCACTGCATGACGATGGAGCTCTGATCAGCAGCCATCTGGATCTGGAGCCGCAACCCGGTTGCTCGGATCCGGATGGCACGCTTCTTCCTTCGGCCTTGGAACTGCACCTGGCGGCGGATGGTGATTTGCCGCTGCATTGGGCGGATTTGGATCCCGGTGGTGCTGAGGCGCAGGCCGCTGTCGCCATGCACCTTCACCAGGCGGACACCCCTCAAGGAGCGCTTCATTGGCTTGGTCATGCTCATCTGGATCTGGCCTGGCTTTGGCCGGTCGCCGACACCTGGCAGGCCGCTGAACGCACCTTCCGATCAGCCTTGGCTCTGATGCGTCGCTGGCCAGCGCTGCGCTTTGCCCATTCCACGCCGGCGCTTTACGCCTGGATGGAACAGCATCGCCCCGCTCTTTTTGCTGAGATCCAGGCGGCCAGCCGCGCCGGGCGCTGGGAACCGATCAATGGTCCCTGGGTCGAGACGGACTGTGTTCTGATCAGCACGGCGTCACTGTGGAATCAGTTCGCGCTTGGGCAGGACGACAGCCGGCGCCGCTTTCCGGAATGGGCCCATGAGTTGGCCTGGTTGCCGGACAGCTTTGGCTTCGCTGCAGGGTTGCCTGCGGTGGCGGCAGCCACCGGAGTGCGCTGGTTCTGCACGCACAAGCTGGCCTGGAATTCCGACAACTCCTTCCCCCATCGTGTGTTCCGTTGGCGCGGGCGGGGCGGATCCGAACTTCGCAGCCTGATGCTGCCGCCGATCGGGCGTCGCGCTGACCCCGTGGAGATGTTGCGGGAGCAACGGGCATGGCATCAGACCACAGGGCTGGAGACGGCGCTCTGGATCCCGGGCGTCGGTGATCACGGTGGCGGTCCGACCGACGAGTTGCTGGAGCAGATCGAGCTCTGGGAGGGGCAAGCGGCAGCATTGCCCGCCAGAGCCGGCACGGTGCGTGAGTTTCTGAAGGAGCTGGAGTGTGGCGATCAGGCCTGGCCGGTGTGGCGTGATGAGCTGTTTTTGGAGTTGCATCGCGGTTGCGCCACCAGCCGGCCCGATCAGAAGCGTCACAACCGCACGCTGGAGAGGCTTTTGCGGGAAGCCGATTCAGCTTCTGCCCTGTTGGCCATCGCTGGTCGGGATGGCGGCAGCAGCGACTGGCGCCCGCTGTTGTTTCAGCAGTTTCACGACATTCTCCCGGGGACATCGATCCCGGAGGTGTTCGAGCAGGCTGAACCGGTCTGGCGCTCGGCTCGGCGCCAGGCCCGAATGGCACGGGACCGGAGCCTGGAAAGGCTGCCTCGTCCGAAGGGCGCCCCGGGAGAATGGAGTTGGTGGGGGCTGGAGCCCTTGGCGTGCTGGTCGCCTCTGGTCCGACTTCCAGTCGGATCGTGGTCTGTCGATGCCGTTCCACTGCCCCAGCAAGCCGCTGCCGTTGGTGGTAAATGGGTGCAGTTGCCGCGTCAGCACGGGTCCTGTTCCGTGCCTCTCCGGCGTGAACCAGGCTTGGCGTCCTCCGCTGTTGAACCCCGGCAGCCTGTGGTCATCACCTCGCTGGGGTCGGGAGCCTGGCGTTTGGGCAATGGTCTGTTGGACCTCGAGGTTTCCGCAGCCGGACTCCTTTCTTTGCGGGATCGTGATGGTCGCGAGCAGCTGTCGGCGCCGCTGCAGCTCGAGCGTTACAGGGACCGTGGCGAATTTTGGGATGCATGGGATCTGGCGGCTGACTACCGCTCCCAGCCGCTGGGTGTCGTTCCCATGGCTTCGTTGCAATGGCTCGATCAGGGGCCTCTGGTGGCCCATCTGGTGCTGAGGCGCAAGATCGGTGCCAGCCGGATGCGCCTGGACCTGCGGCTGAAGGCCGATACGCCGTGGCTGGAGCTGATCTGCAGCATCGATTGGCATCAGACCCACGAGCTGTTGCGCCTGGAGCTGCCTTTGGCGACCCCCGCCGTTCGCATCGGTGCTGACACCAGTGGGGGAGTGATCGAACGCCCCGCTGCGCCGATGACGCCACGGGAGCAGGCCCGATGGGAAGTCCCCGTGGTCTCTTGGTTCGCCTCACAGTCGGCGGCTCCGGGAGGTGGGATGGCTGTGTTGCTGGACGGTCCCCAGGGGGTTGATTGGTCCCCAGCGCGGCTGGGGATCTCGCTGCTGCGGGGGCCGACCTGGCCTGATCCCAGCGCTGATCAGGGATGGCATCGCCATCGTTTGGCACTCATGCCGTTGTCAGGATCCTGGAGCGACGCTGGTGTGCCGCAGGCTGCTATTGCGTTCCGCGAGCCGGGTTGGTGTGCACCATTGCCCGCTGAGTTGCGGCAGTGGTTCCCATCGTTGCCGCTTCAGCTCACGCCGGTGGCATTGCAGGGTCATGACGGGGGCTGCTTGTTGAAGCTCCTTAACGCGGGATCTTCACGCTGCAGATGGGTTCCTGGCCCGGGCTGGGGTGTTCGCAGGCAAAGCGACCAGAACGCAACAGACGCAGTGGTGATCGCCCCAGGAGAACTCGTCTCCCTCGTGCTGTGTCAGTCCTCGTGATCGTCAAACGGGTCGTCGAGTGCTTTCGAGGGAGGACCAAAGGCTTGGTACACGCCAAATCCGGTTAGCCCGAACAAAACGGCGAGCACACCGATGGCAACGGACAGGGCTGGGGACGACGTTTCCATCACATCTCTCGACAGGATCAACCCCGAACCGGAGTAGGCCCCTACAGTATCGGGACTTCAAACCACCCGAGACCCGGCGTCGCCATGGCTCAACGCACCCGTCTGGGAGACCTTCTCCGCCCACTGAACTCCGAATACGGCAAAGTGGTTCCCGGATGGGGCACCACTCCCGTGATGGGCATCTTCATGGTGCTTTTCCTGGTGTTCCTGTTGGTGATCCTCCAGCTGTACAACAAGTCCCTCATCCTCGAGGGCATCAACGTGAACTGGAACGGCCTCGGCTGATCTGATCCATGAACATCTTCGGTGTCGGTCTCCCCGAAATGGCGGTTATCGGCGCCGTAGCGCTTTTGGTCTTCGGGCCGAAACGTTTGCCGGAACTTGGGCGCACCCTTGGAAAAACCCTGAAGGGTTTCCAATCGGCGTCGAAGGAATTTGAACGCGAGATCAATAAAGCGATGGCTGATCCGGAGGTCTCCGAAGACGCTCCCAAGCCGGCAGAAGAACTTCCCCCCAGTGACTGAATCGCTGTAGCGGCATGACCACTGATCTCAAGCTGGTGGTAGGGCTGGGGAACCCGGGCACGAAATACGCGGGCACGCGCCACAACATCGGTTTTATGGCTCTAGAGCTCTTGTCTGAGCGATCCGGATTTAGTTTTCGGCAGCAAGCCAAGTTGCATGGTTTTGCTGCTGATACAGGTTGTGGTGACCAGCGATTGCGTCTGCTGATGCCGCAGACCTATATGAATGACAGCGGTCGGGCGATCCGCGCTGCTCTCGATTGGTTTGATCTGGAGCCCCACCAACTGCTGGTGCTTGTGGACGACATGGACCTTCCCCTCGGTCGTTTGCGGCTTCGTGCTCAGGGCAGCGCTGGTGGCCATAACGGATTGCGCAGCACCATTCAGCATCTCGGGACTCAGGTCTTCCCGAGACTTCGCATCGGCATCGGCGCACCGGCTGACAACCCTGCCGAGCGTCGAGCCCGAACGGTGTCACATGTGCTCGGACCCTTCAGCAAGCTGGAGCAACCCTGTGTGGTAGCTGTGCTGGACGCTGTTTTGGAGGGGATTGAACGTCTTCAGCGTCAGAACTTCGAGCGTGCTGGGACTTGGATTAACGGGTTTCGCTACGACCTGGAGGCCGGTGACTGATGCCGGCTCTTCCGGCGACAACCGCCCATTTGCGGGTGCTCCGCCAATGCTTTCAGGCGCAGTGTGTTGAGGGTGAGGTCTCGGCTGGGGGGTTCGAGTGGCAGTTCTCCTGGGCGTTTGACCGCGGTGAGCTGTTGGTGGAGCCGTCCTTGGGACGCGCCCTGATTGAAGATGCTTTGCGGCGGTTCCTGGTGCGCTCCGATTACAGACTTGAACCGGGAGGCGATTACACCTTCATGGTCAGGGCCAGGTTCTGAGCGAGAACGTGGGTGCAGGTTCCGGCCATCGAAGTTGGCACTGCAGGTGCTCCTCCAGCATCACAAGGGCGGCAACAGCATCCAGGTCCACCGGTGGAATGCGCAGCCCTGTCGGCAGCATTCGTCGCCATCCCCGCGCTGGCCACAGCATCCAGTAACGCTCTCGTGCACGCAGGGTTGTTCCCCGCTCTGGAATCACGGTGAGGCTGCCCAAGCGCTCCAGCCGCTTGATCCACGCTTGGCATCCGGTGCCATCGCCGATCAGGATGCCGTCCAGAAGTTGGTCTTGATTCCACAGCTCCAGCCAGGGCTCCACGGCTTCTGGAGCCAAAACATGCCCCTCGAGCACAAGGCCAAGGTGAAGATCGGCCAGTACAAGGCCACACTTGCAGCGGCCTGGGTCGAGCACGGCCACCCGTTTCATGGGGATGCTTCAACCGTAACGACGACAGGATCGGCGCTGGCGCTGCCCCCTGATGCAATCACCTTCAAGACCACACTTTGGCTGGGTCCCTCAATCAATGTCTCGGCGAGTTGGGACAGTGCTGCTCCATCGAACTGCAGTCCCTCGGTGAGGGATCCTCGCCGTTGCACCTCGGCATAGGCCGAGGCCAAGAGAAGGTTCAGCCGCGTGAGAATGCCCTCCGGTGTGCGTTCATTGGGTTGCAGTGTGGTGGTCGCCAGCACGTCACCGTTTTGGGCCACCGGGCGGTTCGGGCGCACCTCGGGGAAGGCATAGACCGCCGTTTCGCCGCGCAGCACATTGGTGGCGGAGCGCAGTGAGATCACCCAGGTATCTGGTTTACGGAGGATGGTCTGCAGGCGTTCCACGTCGCTGCGGGGAACGCGGATCAGCTGTCGTTTGGGTGCTTCACCGGGCCTGACCTTGCCGTACGCGTTGACATTGGCCTCTTGCAACAGCCTGTCGACAGCCTGTTTCGCTTGACCCGGAGCATCGAGGCGAACCGTCGCTCTCGCCAAGGTCTGCCCGCTGCTAATAACAACCGATCCACGTCGGAGGGCGACCAGATTGCGTTCAAGTTCCTTGAGTTCCTGTTCACCGGATCTGATCCGGTTTCGCACGCTGTTTAATTCGGCTTCCGTGCGCTGGATATCGGCATCGCGAGCAGCGATATCCCGGCTCAGCCGTTCGCGTTCTGCCTCGAGTTGGGCGCGTTCGTTCTGCAAGGGAGCCAGTTCGCGACGCAAGGTATCCGCCCGTTGCTGTGACTGCTTGAGCTCAGCGGCGATCCGGTTGGTTTCCGTTCGGGTTTCTTGCCGTTCCCGTTCGGCTGCATCGAGCTGCCGCCGGCTGTCCTGCAGCCTCGCCTGAAGGGCATCCAGTTCAAACAGGCCCACCCGAAGCTGGCGGCTCACCATCAGAAGCACGCCGAGCGACAGTGCGCTGATCAGGCTGCCGGTCAACACCGTGATCAGAACGGCAGTCCGACGCGGGCGCATCTTGAACAGACTCAGGCGGGCCTTGCCGACGCGACTGCCCAACCGGTCTCCCAGGGTCGACAGCACGCCCCCGAGCACCAGCAGAACCAGGATCAGTGCCCAGCCGCTCATGGCTGCACCTGTTGCTCAACCTGCTGCCTAACTGAATCGTTTGGCCAGAGCGATCGGATCCAGAACAGTGATTTTTTTGCGGTCAATCTGAACCAGACCGGATTGACGCAAGTCTCCCAGCAGACGCGTGATTGTGACGCGCGTTGAGCCAATCGCTTCGGCGATGGCCTGATGGGACAGGCGCAGGTCGATCGTGATTCCCAGCTCATCCGCTACGCCGAAATCCCTGCACAGCACAAGCAGGAAGCTCACCAGCCGCGATGACATGTCCCTGTGGGTCAGGGTTTCGATCATCGTTTCGGTCTGAAGAATCCGACTGGACAGACCCTGTAGCAAGCGCAGGCCAACGCTCGTGTCTGCCTCGATCGCCGCCTTTACGGATGTCGCCGGCGCTGTCACCATCTCCACTCTGGTGAAGGCCACGGCGTGATAGAAGCGATCGGATCGTTGACCGGTCAGCAACGACAGCACGCCAAACAGGCTGTTCTCGCGCAGCAGCGCCACCGTGATCTCTTCCCCTGACTCATAAACGCGGGAGAGGCGGACGGCTCCGCGGCGAATCAGGTAAACCCGTTCGGCGGGATCCCCCGGGAAAAAGATGGTCTTGTTGCGGTCTACCAATTCACTACTGGCGCCGTCGAGATCCCGAATGATCTCCAGCAGAGAGCGGTTGGCGGGTTCTGCACTGGGAGCTGGAGCCACCATCTGGGGGGTGTATCGGCTGAAACCTCGGCTACTTGTCATAACAACCCCCTGGTGAGGCGAAGCTACGGAGCAAGCCGTTGCCGCCGTGTAGCGGTTATTACCTAACGCTGGTGTGCTCGTTGATGGCTTGGCGTTGCGCTTGCATTAATGATGTCAATCCAGGCTCAGCCAGATCCAGTAATTCATTGAGCTGGCTGCGGCTGAAGGGCGCTCCCTCCGCAGTCCCCTGGATCTCCAGCAGGCGACCATCTCCAGCCTGCACAACATTGAGATCGACCTCAGCTCTGCTGTCTTCGCTGTAATCCAGATCCAGTAACGCCTTGCCATCCACCAGGCCGACGGACACGGCGGCGACCTGGTCGACCAGCGGCGATTGTTCCAGGAGTCCCTGATCCACGAGTGAGAGGCAGGCCTGCTCAAGGGCGAGCCAAGCCCCGGTGATGGAGGCCGTCCGGGTGCCGGCGTCGGCCTGGATCACATCGCAGTCGATCAGCAGCGTGCGCTCCCCCAGGCGCTTCATATCGATCACGGCCCGCAGGCTTCGGCCGATCAACCGTTGAATCTCCTGTGTGCGGCCCGACAGTTTCATCAGCTCCCGAGATTGCCGCTGTGGCGTGGATCCCGGCAGTAGCCGGTATTCGGCGCTGAGCCATCCCAACCCTTCCCCTTTGCGCCAGCGGGGAACGTTCTCCTCGAGGCAGACGCTGCAGAGAACAGCGGTTCTGCCTGTGTGAACCACAAGGGAGCTCAAGGCAAAACCCATGGGATTCCAGGTCACCGAGAACGGTCGCAACTGCTGGGGACTGCGGCCATCAGTGCGGCTTTCAAGCGGTTGGCTCATCGGTGGTGTGCAGTTCTTCAAGCCTCGCAGGCGGGTGGTTCTTGCCCTTTCCAGACACCATGGGTGGTGTCAATCCCCTTGTGGAATGTCAACTCGCCGCTACATTCAAGGTCTTGCCGGGGTTGCCCGGACGGATGTTGCAGTGATGACCACAAGCCTTGCCGACCCCCAAGCGTTCCAGGACTCCCTGGATCGGGATCAGCAGGCTTTGCAGCGGGCTGGCCTCAGACCTCTTCCACCTGTCTCCGATCCTCCACCGCTCGTCCTGGTGGCTCCCGAAGGCCAGCTGCAGGTGCACACCGCGCCCTACCGCGGCAGCTTTGCCAGTGTTCTTAGTCAAGCGATGCGGGCCGCCGGTCTGGGCAGTCGGGTGCTGATCAGTCAGTTCCTCAAAGGGGGCGTGCAGCAGGGGCCTGCAGGACGCGTTCAACTCTGCGGTGGCCTGGTTTGGCTACGGCCCGAGGTACCCCTTTGCCTCTCCTCGCCGGGCCACCCTGGAGGTGCGGAGGCGGTGGCCGCGGTTTGGTCCATCTGCCGTCAGCATCTGATCCAGGGCGATCTCGATCAGCTGGTGTTGGATGAAATCGGGCTTGCTGTGGCCTTTGGATACCTGGATGAGGCGGACGTGATTGAAGCCCTCGAGCAGCGGCCCGCTTCGATGGATGTGATCATCACTGGACCTGCGATCCCCGCCGGTGTGGTGGAGATGGCAGACCAAGTCACGGAGTTGCGCCGAGGTTTCTGATGCTCAAGTGCGATCGCTGGATCACTGAACAGGCCGGGCAGGGAATGATCGAGCCATTCCAGAACGGCCTTGTCCGTCATCTGGATCCGGAGCAAAAGCTGCGTCCCGTGCTTAGTTTTGGTTGCTCCTCCTATGGCTACGACCTGCGCCTGTCCCCCCAGGAATTTCTGATCTTCCGGCACGTGCCCGGCACGGTGATGAATCCCAAGCGGTTCAATCCGGCCAATCTTGAGCCCACCCCTCTTCATGAAGATGAGGACGGCCGCTATTTCATTCTTCCGGCTCACTCCTATGGGCTTGGTGTAGCGCTGGAAAAGATGCGGGTTCCCCCCAACATCACGGTGATCTGCTTGGGCAAGAGCACCTATGCCCGCCTGGGAATCATTGTGAACACCACCCCGGCGGAAGCCGGCTGGGAGGGTCACCTCACCCTTGAATTCAGCAACAGCTCGGGTGCTGACTGCCGGATCTATGCCGATGAAGGGATCTGTCAGCTGCTGTTTTTTGAAGGCGATCCCTGCTCAACGACCTACAGCGATCGGCAAGGCAAGTACCAGCATCAGCCTGAACGGGTCACGCTGGCCAAGGTCTAGAGCGTTCGGGTTTAAGGGGCCAGTCGCGCCCTGTGAAGTCTGCTTTTTTCATACCAGGCCGCAAATTCAGGAGCCCACTCCACCATGTGGGGCCACATCAGATCGCAGAGCTGGCGGATCTCCAGCTGAGCATCGAGCTTGGCGCGCAGATCCATGAAGTGGAGAAAAGCGCGCAAGCTGAAGCTCACCACGAAGTGCTGCCGGTAGTCGAAAGGAAGGATGCCGCGGGCGTGCTCCTCGGAGAAGCCGGCCTTCAGAAGATCCCTGTAGCGCTCGGCGGCGCTTCGGCATAGATCGAGATCTTGGTCGCGCAGCTCTTCTGTGTAGCTGTATTTCTTGCCCTGCCGATCGCTGTAGTCGCCAACAGGACGGAGATAGAACACCTCTTCGAGGTCAAGGGCACCATCCGCTGCGCGGCAAATCCGTTCGCCGGTGTAGCGCATCGATTGCACATCGAAGCTCACACCGACCCGATGGGTGCGGGCCTGCTGCATTACCGAGTGAGGGAACCAGCCCACGTTCAGCACGATCTGTGCGTGCTCCATGGGGCCGTAGTGACCGCGCTCTCCGGAAAGGAGACGTTTGACGCAGATCTCTCCTGCTCGTTGTTCATCCGGCCAACTGGCACGGTCTCCGGCCACGAACCCCTCGCTGTAGTCCTGATGCATCGCGGCGTAAATGCATTGCTGCGGGTTCGGCGTGGCTGCGATCAGATCGACCCGAAAGCGGTCCATGAGGGCGTCACAAGACGAGTTGTGGTGATCATGGCGAGGCGTGTCAACCATGGCTGCGTGGTCCGGCCGTCGGCTTGCTCGTTGTTCCAGCCAGTGCGCTTTCCTCGGAGGAGGGTGGTTGCAGACGACTGATGCTGCCGATGCCAGGCAAGGAAGGCAACGGCTGATTCTCAAGCAGGGCAGTACCCAAAAGTTCCAGTTCTTCCAAGTTGCGCAGGCCAAGGGAGCGTCCCCTTGGCTCCCCTTCGGCGTTGAACAGATTCAATTGAGGGATGCCGTTCACGTCGTAGCGATCAACAAGATCTTGCCAACGGGGGTTGTCGACGTTCACCAGAACGACATCGAGTCGATCTCGCGTGCTCCGCTCAAGTTCCAACATCGAGGGCGCCATTTCTCTGCAGACCTGACACCAGTCGGCATAGAACTCGATCAGGGTTGGACGTCCGTTGTTCAACGCTATTTGCGGGTCGAGTGTTCGTCGCGCCAGCTGTTCCATCGGGCTCTCGCTCTGAATACCGCCCCGCAGCATCACTAGACCGAGGGCCAGAGCAACCGCGACCAGCACCAGCACCCATCGCTGTGCTGTTCCCAGGGGGGAAGACTCTGGGGTGCCAGGCATCGCGTCTCAATCGCAGTAATCACTCTGGCAGTCCCTGCAGAAGCCCGCGGCTAACTTGCTTCCATGCCAATTCTGCGACTGCTGAGCCTTCCGGTTCGGGCGCCGTTGCTGACGGTGCTGTTCCTGGTTGCCGTTGTGCTCGGCAACCATTGGCAGGTTGTTCAGCCCACGTTCACCTCTCTCCATGGGGTGAGTTCGGCTTGGTTCTGGTGCCTTGTGCTGCTGCAGGCCCAGGTGGTTGTCGTGTTCTGCACGATGCCGGATCTGCTGTTGCGGCAGGTCTCGATGCTCATGGCGTCCAGCCGAGTGATGACGTTGGTGGTGACGCTGCTGGTGGTGATCACCGGTGGCCTCTACCTGCTGAAGCTCAATGTGCTGACCGACGTGTTGATTCTGGCTTCAGCCCTGCTGTTGGCGCGGCTCGATCTCATCCGCATTGGTGTTTCGCCCGCTGCCGGGATCTGTCTGGTCCTGATGAGTGTTGTTGTGATCGCAGGTATTGCCGCTGGCACGCTCCTACCTCACCCCACGGCCAGCCTCTTTGCAGAAGGGTTGCGCATCACCTGAGTAGCCGAGCAGGTTGTCGAGCACTTTTTTGGTGTAGAAGCGTGTTTCCGGGTAGGGAATGCGTTCCACCCAGAGCGCGGCATCTTCTGCATCCCTGGGTTGCGGCCACGCCGCCACGGTGCCCGGTCCGGCGTTGTAGCTCGCAATGCTGCGGAAGGGATCGCTCTCCCATTGCTTCAGCAATTGGTTGAGGTACCGCGCCCCATAAGTGATGTTGTCGGCGGGATCCTGCAGCATCAGTGTGCTGGTTGGCTTACCAGCCATCTCCGTAGCTGTCGATGGCAGCAGTTGCATTAGGCCTACGGCTCCTGCGGGGGAGACGACCCCAGGTGCAAAGCGTGACTCCTGTTTGGCGATCGCTCGCAGCAGATTGGGTTGAAGCTCTTCCCTCTGAGCCGCTGCTTCCATCTCAGCCTGAAAGAGTCGGGGGAACTGGCTGCGATGGAGAAGGATCCGTTGCAGGCAGTTGGGATCACGCCAGCGGAGGCTGAGCCACCACAGCTGATCCAGTCCCATCCAGGTGTCTCCGACAGCCAGGCGCAGCCTGCCCTCAGCGAGACGTTCCTCAGATGGGAGCGTGATTGCCGGATCACGCTGTGCCTGCCAGATCTCCCAGGCTGCATGCACCTGTCCCAGCCGCCAAAGCCTGTTCACCAGAGCGTTTTGACTGTTGAGGGGCTGCCAGGTCTGTGGATTCTGCTGCGCATGTGGTTTGCGCAGATCTAAGGGTTCGGAGATCCCAAGGCGATCCATGGCGCGCCATCGGTAGTAGCCCGCTGGAAAGGATTTGATCAGGTTGCGCCAGATCCGCTCCGCCTGTGCTGTTTCCCCGGTTTCCTGGTGGCTGAGCCCCAGCCAGAACAGCCTGCGTGCCTCCAACGGTGGTGGCAGAGGCCCATGGTCGCTATCGCGTTCCAGCAGGTTGCGAGCGCGAAGCCAATTCCCGCTGAGAAAGGCATCGCGGGCCAGGTCCCATTGGAGTTGCCAGATGTCGGGATCGTCGGGCCATTGGTTCAGGGCGGCTTCCGCCCCATCACCGTCGGCCAGTCTCACCCGGGCCGCTGCGACGGCGGCCGAGCGCTTCTCAACGGCAGCCGGCAGGGCATTCAGGACCCCAGGGTCGGGGTAAAGCGGTTCGCTCAAGATCCGCGCTGCTTCGAGGCTGGCGGGGTGGTTCGGGTTGTTTTGCGTCAGCGTCAGCAGCTGGTCTGTTCCTCCGTCAGGGTCACCATGCAGCAGCAGGGATCTCCCGATGGCCAGTTGGGTTTCCGGGGCGGCATCGACGTCCTGGAGACAGGCCAGTGCCGTTTCAGCATGGCCTCGTTTTGCCAGTGCTTTCGCCAATAATTGACGCTGGTCGGGCTGCGGTGCCTGTGCCCCCGTGGCTTGGCAGGCGTCTCTCATCTGCTTCAGGGCGCCAGGCCAGCGCACATTCCATCGGGCCAGATGCAGGGCCCCTTGATGGAGCGGCAGCGGTTCGGATCCACCTCCCGCTGCCAAGGTCAGTGCTGCCGGGTGGGCGGGTTGCTTCTGCAGCAGCTGTTGGTGAAGAACGGGGTTGTCCTTGCCGAGGGCCAAGCGGGCCCAGGCGGAGCCGGGCGCGTCAGGAAAGCGATCCAGCAGGTGCTGCCAGGTTTGTTCGGCCACCGCTGTCTTGCCC
The Synechococcus sp. PROS-U-1 DNA segment above includes these coding regions:
- a CDS encoding lytic transglycosylase domain-containing protein; protein product: MQAGPRIGTLLLLTVAGFSGFAAWGGQQLLNRQHQPLTPELSQAQLWEHYRWSIDPQLRREAALLMVARDGSNELLNSQGWGRDPLAGVVLERAALKAAAQGKTAVAEQTWQHLLDRFPDAPGSAWARLALGKDNPVLHQQLLQKQPAHPAALTLAAGGGSEPLPLHQGALHLARWNVRWPGALKQMRDACQATGAQAPQPDQRQLLAKALAKRGHAETALACLQDVDAAPETQLAIGRSLLLHGDPDGGTDQLLTLTQNNPNHPASLEAARILSEPLYPDPGVLNALPAAVEKRSAAVAAARVRLADGDGAEAALNQWPDDPDIWQLQWDLARDAFLSGNWLRARNLLERDSDHGPLPPPLEARRLFWLGLSHQETGETAQAERIWRNLIKSFPAGYYRWRAMDRLGISEPLDLRKPHAQQNPQTWQPLNSQNALVNRLWRLGQVHAAWEIWQAQRDPAITLPSEERLAEGRLRLAVGDTWMGLDQLWWLSLRWRDPNCLQRILLHRSQFPRLFQAEMEAAAQREELQPNLLRAIAKQESRFAPGVVSPAGAVGLMQLLPSTATEMAGKPTSTLMLQDPADNITYGARYLNQLLKQWESDPFRSIASYNAGPGTVAAWPQPRDAEDAALWVERIPYPETRFYTKKVLDNLLGYSGDAQPFCKEAGRGVR